One genomic window of Boudabousia tangfeifanii includes the following:
- a CDS encoding deoxyguanosinetriphosphate triphosphohydrolase, which translates to MSAEYPYTKADLARYCADSPKSGVRSDFERDRARVLHASALRRLGAKTQVLGPSKDDYVRTRLTHSLEVAQVGRQLGKMLGANPDLVDTACLCHDLGHPPYGHNGEKALAQVAKDIGGFEGNAQTFRLLTRLEPKVLTSEGEPVGLNLTRATLDATIKYPWALGEDPNGSHKFGYYPDDQQMFAWARRDSVGIRKSLEAQIMDLSDDIGYSVHDVEDGVSIHALPLESVRDESQWEAIFATTQAWYGTNISTDELGNALSRLIAQDWWLASFDGGYADLARLKNCSSELIGRFVLACTAATREEYGESALGRYSAQVIVPPQVLAEITILKGLASHFVMVPREHEFDYLQQRTLLYDLADVLYEKGPSLLEPLFAAQWEAAEDDAGKLRAVVDQLASLTDNSARAWHARYCGFFSDRVELDTDHDR; encoded by the coding sequence TTGTCCGCAGAATACCCGTACACGAAAGCTGATTTGGCGCGTTATTGTGCAGATTCTCCCAAGTCTGGGGTGCGTTCAGATTTCGAGCGAGATCGAGCCCGAGTGCTTCACGCTTCCGCCTTGCGTCGTCTGGGAGCGAAAACTCAGGTTTTGGGGCCAAGTAAAGATGATTATGTGCGGACGCGGTTGACTCACTCGCTGGAAGTTGCACAAGTGGGGCGTCAGCTAGGCAAGATGTTGGGGGCAAATCCGGACCTAGTAGACACAGCCTGCTTGTGCCACGATTTGGGGCATCCTCCCTATGGTCATAATGGCGAAAAAGCTTTAGCCCAAGTGGCGAAAGATATCGGCGGATTTGAAGGGAACGCACAGACTTTCCGTTTGCTTACTCGCCTAGAACCAAAGGTTTTGACTTCCGAGGGCGAACCGGTTGGCCTAAACCTAACGCGAGCTACTTTGGATGCCACCATTAAATATCCTTGGGCACTAGGCGAGGATCCTAACGGTAGCCACAAGTTTGGGTATTACCCAGATGATCAGCAAATGTTTGCTTGGGCACGTAGAGACAGCGTGGGCATCCGCAAATCGTTAGAAGCCCAGATCATGGATCTATCAGACGATATTGGCTATAGCGTGCACGACGTGGAAGACGGGGTTTCGATTCACGCCCTTCCGCTTGAATCGGTGCGCGACGAGAGCCAGTGGGAAGCTATTTTTGCCACTACTCAGGCTTGGTACGGTACCAATATTTCCACGGATGAACTGGGAAATGCTCTGTCAAGACTTATCGCCCAAGACTGGTGGTTGGCTAGCTTCGACGGGGGATACGCGGATTTAGCCCGTTTGAAGAACTGTTCATCTGAGTTGATTGGCCGTTTCGTTTTGGCTTGTACTGCTGCGACTCGCGAAGAATATGGGGAGAGCGCCCTCGGCAGATACTCCGCCCAGGTAATCGTTCCCCCGCAGGTGCTAGCAGAAATCACCATTCTGAAGGGATTGGCATCTCACTTCGTGATGGTTCCACGGGAACACGAGTTCGATTATCTGCAACAGCGTACTTTGCTTTACGACTTGGCTGATGTTTTGTACGAAAAAGGCCCATCCCTGCTAGAGCCTTTGTTTGCCGCCCAATGGGAAGCTGCCGAGGACGATGCCGGCAAGCTGCGAGCAGTGGTCGATCAGCTAGCTTCTTTGACTGATAATTCTGCCCGGGCTTGGCATGCCCGCTACTGTGGTTTTTTCTCTGACCGAGTCGAACTCGATACGGACCACGATCGTTAA
- the dusB gene encoding tRNA dihydrouridine synthase DusB yields MTEAKTTPQPALKLGNIELWSPVILAPMAGVTNAPFRRLCRECGEAGLAPAASEALATTRKGVDAPAGLYVSEMITSRALVERTPETMRMIEPDPTERVRSVQLYGVHPQTMAQAATMLCEEDLVDHIDMNFGCPVPKVTRKGGGAALPWKADLFAEIVQRVVAAAKPYQIPVTVKMRTGIDPDHLTFKRAALDAQEAGVDAVALHARTAAQHYSGKAHWDQIAELVELLDIPVLGNGDIFSAEDALSMQAHTNCAGVVVGRGAQGRPWLFTDLVAAFSGLEKRALPTLREVAAMIERHGELMVAEFYGDELRAMREMRKHVGWYLRGFAIGGPQRYALNLVSTREELHERLQALDLDQPYPAAALGPRGRAGSEKVPHLPAGWLDSPYLDEDGAKLLQGAELDSSGG; encoded by the coding sequence ATGACTGAAGCGAAAACAACTCCCCAGCCAGCTTTGAAACTGGGGAATATTGAGCTTTGGTCACCAGTAATCCTTGCTCCGATGGCAGGAGTGACCAATGCTCCATTTCGTCGGCTCTGTCGGGAATGTGGCGAAGCCGGATTAGCACCTGCTGCGAGCGAGGCTTTGGCGACTACCCGTAAAGGGGTAGATGCACCAGCTGGGCTTTATGTTTCGGAAATGATTACCTCTAGGGCGTTAGTTGAACGTACTCCTGAAACCATGCGAATGATCGAGCCTGACCCCACTGAACGGGTACGCTCAGTCCAACTTTACGGGGTGCACCCGCAGACCATGGCACAAGCTGCCACCATGCTCTGTGAAGAGGACTTGGTCGACCATATTGACATGAACTTTGGCTGTCCAGTACCAAAGGTGACGCGCAAAGGTGGGGGAGCAGCTCTGCCTTGGAAAGCTGATCTTTTCGCTGAGATTGTTCAGCGAGTAGTAGCTGCTGCTAAGCCATATCAAATCCCCGTCACGGTGAAAATGCGCACTGGCATCGATCCTGACCATCTCACATTCAAGCGTGCAGCCCTAGATGCGCAAGAGGCTGGTGTCGATGCTGTGGCCCTCCATGCGAGAACTGCCGCTCAGCATTACTCGGGTAAGGCTCACTGGGATCAGATCGCCGAATTAGTCGAACTTTTGGACATTCCCGTCCTCGGAAATGGCGATATTTTTTCTGCCGAGGACGCACTATCCATGCAAGCTCACACCAACTGCGCTGGGGTTGTAGTGGGTCGCGGCGCACAGGGACGTCCTTGGTTATTTACTGACCTAGTGGCCGCATTTAGTGGGCTAGAAAAACGCGCCCTACCAACCTTGCGGGAAGTCGCAGCCATGATTGAACGCCACGGTGAACTTATGGTGGCAGAATTCTATGGTGATGAACTTAGGGCGATGCGAGAGATGCGCAAACACGTGGGCTGGTATTTGCGTGGTTTTGCCATCGGTGGTCCGCAGCGCTATGCCCTGAACTTGGTCTCAACTCGCGAGGAACTACACGAACGCCTACAAGCATTGGACCTAGACCAGCCATATCCTGCCGCCGCGTTGGGGCCGCGTGGTCGTGCGGGTAGTGAGAAGGTGCCACATCTACCAGCAGGTTGGCTAGATAGTCCTTATTTGGACGAGGACGGTGCTAAGTTGCTGCAAGGTGCAGAGCTAGATTCTTCTGGCGGCTAG